In Juglans microcarpa x Juglans regia isolate MS1-56 chromosome 1S, Jm3101_v1.0, whole genome shotgun sequence, the genomic stretch TGACTTATTAACAGAAATAACTGTCAATGTTCATTCTCTAATTTGCCATTTTTATACTTTGACTTTAATTCTATATCTTCTATCTTTGATGCTATACTCCAACACTTTTATACAATGTATTAAAACGATAGCGTATTTGAATACAACCAATAACTCCCCTTACTTCTACTAAACGACATCACTGTATTACTTACACACACTTCACCTAACAACGTTGTTAACTACTTGCCACTCTTTATAATTGACATACCATATCAAATTAGGTCATAAATTTACTTCagtcatttctcttatttaaatCTATAAGGTTACCGTGAGTTTGATGGCAGGAGATTGCTCTCGATTTCGATAGACTATGgtgagcattaacaaaaaaacCAACCATCTAAATGTCTCCACGTGGCATAAAAATCCGATTGTTTGGATTGCGAAGGAAGGGCTGAGCCAGAGCAACAGTCGGTGCAGTCActctcttttaactttttaagttttaggACTGAACCCCGTGGCCGATCATAGACCAGTCACAATTAAACACTTGAATTACTCAAACACCCTTTCATTCAGATGAAACAGTAATGACTAAATCATAGAAGAAGGGTATAACAGTATTTTAACACATCTTCCTCCTCCCCAGCCCCGCTGGCCTCTCATTTGCTGGTACGTGACATTCATATCATGTGCAGTTTAATCCGTTATACCCAAAAATGccatttcttccttcttcttcttcttcttcgaatTGTAACTTCACCGTCTTCTATACGTCCCAAAGCCCACACAGACTATCCAAACTCTCCTTCAAAATCCCCATTTTACCTCTCCATCACTTCTCCTCCTCGCCGTCTTATCTCTCCGTAACGTCATGCTCTTCCCAAGATTCGCCCCCACCGGTTCTGGAGAAAGACTCGTCTGTACCTACCAAAGAGATCAGTACCGAAGACGTCGTCTCCAAGAAGGATTCTTATCCGCAGAAAGTGCTCGTCGTTCGCCGTCCCGTGATGGAGTCTTCTGGTGACGgcgagagtgaagaaagtgaagAAGACGCGGATTTGAGGTCTTCGGCCATCGATGCTGGCCTCAAGGAGTTCGCGAAGAAGATGCCGTTGTTCGAGCCGGAGAGAGTGGAGGCATCGGGATTGCAGCTGGAGAAGCCGCTTGCCGTGAACTTGGACTTGGCGCTGTATAAAGCGAAAGGTTTAGCAAGGAGGTTTCGGTATGAAGAAGCCCAGGAAATACTTGAGAAGGTTTGGTGTACTTAATTTGATtctctttatataattttgttgttgCAATGAAAGCTTTTAATGTGATCAtatgatttgttagattttggagCTAAGCTAGCTAGGTGTTTCTGATCATTGGGTTTTGTGGATTTGTTTCTCAAAAAAAGTGCATATATTATTGGCCGGAAGATGGGCGGGCTTCAGTGGCGTTGGGGAAGATATTGAGTAAGCAATCGAAAATGGCGGAAGCTAGAGTTGTGTATGAGAAAGGTTGCCAGGCTACTCAAGGAGAAAATCCCTACTTGTGGCAggtttgttgtttttgttttgcttttggtTTGCGTATATTAATTTGCTGCACCATAGCCTTATTTATTGATCAAAATACGGTAAATATACTAAATCTTTTACGCTAAATGGAGAGGATGCTATtcattgttattaatattatttagttTTCTAGAATTGGgtattaatgtttttttgggtatatttaaataaaaattagttatatTTAGTAGGATTAATTTGGGAACGTATTTCCATCTGCTATAAATCAAAGGATCTAGTCATACACCCGTTCTTTTCCAGACCATCAGTATCTGTTCCGTTAGGTCGGTATGAAACTGCTTACATTGATTACCATTCATGCTTAATTTGTGGAGTTTGTCTTATTCAAGTGGGAAAACCGTACAGTTGGCGTGCGCATTGATCTGATCTGCTGTACTTTCAACCGGAGACAATTGGATAACTTTTAATTTGGAAAACTatgtttggacattgagaattctcaaaattcttaaaatttcttataatttcattctcaaatatcactcaaatataaaacatttttcaattttaaatttttaacttttttatctaatcattactgaatcatcacttaaatacaaaaatcaatacaatttttacaaactttaaaacaaaaataatattaaaaaattatattcaaacaactttttatctctctttttccaaaacccaataaaatattctcattcaaactatttcattattattcacaaaattttgagatagtCCAAATGTCCAAACATGCCCCTAGTCCCAAGCTACCGTCATTTTTccaatgtgatcttcaaactactAATTTTGGCACCCGACACTTCTATTTGAAACTTAGGTTGTAATGTTGAGTATCctctcttatcttttttttttttttttttaattttttttattttatcttaaaaaaaaataaaggtttaTGTGATGAAAGCAACTTGGACATTTTCAGCCGTAAAAAAAGCACGAGGAGTATACCCCTTTTAAATTTCCTTTGTGTAACGCTCTCATAGCTCACTCTTCACCTCTTTACAATTGAGCAATACTACTTTTTATCTCGAATTCTCTACATTGGCTGACAGGACACATGCTAGTGGGTTTCATAAATTAACTACCTTATTAAAAACTACTTAAAATGTATCACATGAACTAATGTGATTGAGAATATAAAATCCAAGATGAAGAacatatttctctttctttacaTTGTCAGTTACATGCATCATAGTTAGGGATGCCAGCAAAAggcatttttttcccttttctgaGAATAAATTACACATGCAGGGGATAGGTTTCGTTGAATTTGACTTATTAAAATCAATTGTCTTTTCCTTAATATGGTCTATTGTTGAAGTTAACAAGTACATGTTCTCTTGGAACAGTGTTGGGCTGTTTTGGAAAACAAGATGGGAAATATAAGAAGAGCAAGAGAATTATTTGATGCAGCAACTGTTGCCAATAAAAGGCACATAGCTGCCTGGCATGGTTGGGCAGTTTTAGAGATAAAACAGGGAAATATAAAGAAAGCGAGACAACTGCTGGCCAAAGCTTTAAAATTTTGTGGTGGAAATGAATATGTATATCAAACGCTTGCAATGCTGGAAGCTAAAGCAAATCGCAATGAGCAGGCTCGGTATTTGTTCAGGCAGGCCACTAAGTGTAACCCCAAAAGCTGTGCCAGTTGGCTTGTAAGTTTTGTCTTGATTGTCCCTATCTATaggcttttatttattttttgaattgagTTTCACTGTCATGGGTGTGAGATTACTGAAGTAAATTTTCatgcatattttaaatattctgaAGGCATGGGCACAATTGGAGATCCAACAAGAAAACAACACCGTTGCTAGGCTGCTATTTGaggtgattatttttattacaatgaAATACTCTTACCATCAGTGTCATTTCCTAGTTGCAACACGGCAAGCCAGAGAAAAATGTATGACATTGCTTGTGGCCGGCTCTACATTAAGGCCATgctgattttgtttctttttcgaTGTACCTTTTTGGTAGTCAAGGGCTATTGATCTTTACCATAATTTCTCAATGGTGATTCTTCTTTAAATATGTAGAAAGCAGTCCAGGCAAGTCCCAAGAATAGGTTTGCATGGCATGTGTGGGGAGTTTTTGAAGCAAATATGGGCAATATGGAGAAGGGGAGAAAACTACTAAAAATAGGCCATGTACTTAATCCTAGGGATCCCGTTCTCCTTCAGTCTCTTGCTTTATTGGAATATAAATACTCATCTACGAACCTTGCTCGGGTGCTGTTCAGGAGAGCATCTGAATTGGATCCAAGGCACCAACCAGTATGGGTTGTAAGTAACTTATTCTACCATTTTAAATACATCCATATCATTGCTGTTCCAGTTTTGTCTTTCTCATTCCATCCATGTCATCGCTGGTAAATCTAGCAAATGACAAACAAAATTGAAGAGAGAGTTAATTGCTTTTGTTGCTTCCCTTCACCGTTTTCTTGTTGAAACATTCAAGTTAGGTAGTTAAGGGCTGGTTAACTTTAAGTCACGCAGAGCTAGGAAACTGAGTTCCAGCcacacataataataataataacaccaATAAAACAACAACAACGGCAAcaatgataagtagaagatgattgattgtctcTGTGCTTGCCTCTGATGGTGATACGGATTATTTCAATCTATATTTTCCCATTCTGATTGTTAGTAGTTCTTGTATTTTGATTTCTCCGTGCGTTATAATGATTTAGCACAAGAAATCGTGTCCATACCTTTCTTTCCAAGCACTTTGTGAACCACTGTAAAACTAATTTAGTGATTAGGATTTGTGGCTGTTTAGGCATGGGGATGGATGGAATGGAAAGAAGGAAACATCGCAAAGGCAAGGGAATTGTACCAAATAGCCCTGTCAATTAACTCTACTAGTGAAAGTGCTGCTCGATGTCTTCAGGTAATGAACATGTCATGTGATGGTTGTAGCAACAACACGTTCTGTTTGGTTTGGCTTAGTGTTGTAGCTCTATGAGATTGCagactatattattattatttttacaacttaCCAGAATAAAAATCATTGCAGGCTTGGGGTGTTCTTGAACAGAGGCTTGGTAATTTATCAGCAGCCAGGAGATTATTTAGGTCCTCGTtgaatataaattcacaaagtTATGTAACCTGGATGACATGGGCATCATTGGAGGAGGATCAGGGCAATTCTGTACGTGCTGAGGAAATACGAAACCTCTATTTTCAGCAGGTCAGATTTGGTCAATATCAGTTTTTAACACGTTTAATGTCCTACTATAAGCAGTGACCTTAAAGTGACGTATGTTATTTAGCAATTCTAAATCTTAACTATCTAGCAATTCTAAaccttgaaaaatattttctttatttttgtggcACCATTCAGTCAGTAACTCCTTCATACTCGTTTAgagagtgagataagatgataattttgtgaatagtagtaagatagtttgtgaatagtattgagatagtttgagttaaatatgttttagattttaggaaatgagagagaaaaagttgaataaaaaatattataaagttaaaatattgttagaatatagttttataatattatttttatttggggatttgaaaaaattgaattgtttttttactttaattgaaagtttaagaaagttgtaatgattagtttaaaaaagttgtaatgattaatttgaaaatgtctgtatttgaattatatttgggaaggagatgagatgagatgagttgagaattttgagatgagatctaTTTCAAAACAAGCCTTTAAGTATAAGTTTTCTCAGAAATTATCCTTTCCCAAAGTCTTGTTACTACTACAAGACCAAGTTAATTTTGGTTGTATGAAACAGCGTACAGAAGTTGTGGATGATGCTTCATGGGTTATGGGATTCTTAGATATCATTGATCCAGCAATTGATAGCATAAAGAGGCTCTTGAAGTTTAGCCGGGAATCATTAAACAAGGGAAAGGAATCTCTGGAAAATATAACAGAAAATAATGGAAATAGCATTGATGAGGACTCTGTTGGCCTCTCCTCTGGCTTGTCCGGAGGCAAAGACACAGAAAGTAGTGGGACTGGAATTGATTTGGATGCTTTCATCAGTGAAAAGTTATCTCTAGACCCATCGAAGCTGGATGTTCAGCTGGAATCATACAAGGTTTCTGTTACCAGCAGAACTAGACCTAGAAGAATATGAAGATCAAAAAAGAGAACTGCCAAAGTACCTCCCACGGTAAGTGTTTAATAGATTCAAGTTGGCGAGGTAAATTCGCTCCATTGTTCATCCAGTTTAGTTCATGTAGAAGTAGAACAAGCATTAATGCATGCTAAAGAGGAAAGCTACTTCCGAGAAAGTTGCACCAAATCCTTACACTACAAGCATTTATGTATATGCTAAACAGAAAAGCTACTACCGAGAATGTCGCACCAAATCCTTACACTACAACCGAAATGAATGCTAGAGTATGTTCACTGTTTACTGTGCATATATTGTATTAGAGTAAACACCCTACTGAAATATCGTAATCTAACTTTTACTGTTCATTGCTTCATTTTTTCaccttatattattagctataTACGCATCCCCTTATATGAAATATTAACATGTTTTGGTTAGTAAGACATTCATTGAGCAGAGGCTGATGTGTGGCGATATGATGATAATATACATGAAGCAAAATTCCTTTGAAGAGTTTTTGTTGTTTAGTGtaatttgtttggattgagagttgagatggttttagatgagttgaataaaatattattataatattattttttaatatttgaaaattttgaattatttattattttatatgaaaatttgaaaaaattgtaatgataaaatgagatgagttgaaattactTCTCAATCCAGAAGTTGTCAGTTTCAATAACAATGATAGACGCACGACTTGGCTAATCCTTCAATAACAATGAATTTCATACCCTTTTAAGCTGTCATGTGACACCATCTTAAATATTATCTA encodes the following:
- the LOC121245963 gene encoding protein high chlorophyll fluorescent 107, which codes for MPFLPSSSSSSNCNFTVFYTSQSPHRLSKLSFKIPILPLHHFSSSPSYLSVTSCSSQDSPPPVLEKDSSVPTKEISTEDVVSKKDSYPQKVLVVRRPVMESSGDGESEESEEDADLRSSAIDAGLKEFAKKMPLFEPERVEASGLQLEKPLAVNLDLALYKAKGLARRFRYEEAQEILEKCIYYWPEDGRASVALGKILSKQSKMAEARVVYEKGCQATQGENPYLWQCWAVLENKMGNIRRARELFDAATVANKRHIAAWHGWAVLEIKQGNIKKARQLLAKALKFCGGNEYVYQTLAMLEAKANRNEQARYLFRQATKCNPKSCASWLAWAQLEIQQENNTVARLLFEKAVQASPKNRFAWHVWGVFEANMGNMEKGRKLLKIGHVLNPRDPVLLQSLALLEYKYSSTNLARVLFRRASELDPRHQPVWVAWGWMEWKEGNIAKARELYQIALSINSTSESAARCLQAWGVLEQRLGNLSAARRLFRSSLNINSQSYVTWMTWASLEEDQGNSVRAEEIRNLYFQQRTEVVDDASWVMGFLDIIDPAIDSIKRLLKFSRESLNKGKESLENITENNGNSIDEDSVGLSSGLSGGKDTESSGTGIDLDAFISEKLSLDPSKLDVQLESYKVSVTSRTRPRRI